The Setaria italica strain Yugu1 chromosome IX, Setaria_italica_v2.0, whole genome shotgun sequence genome has a window encoding:
- the LOC101755821 gene encoding probable phospholipase A2 homolog 2, whose protein sequence is MQTSTARMASVVLAFSRWSLLLLFLLATASPSRALKIGDLLGTPPAGSQGCSRKCESSFCAVPPLLRYGKYCGILYSGCPGEKPCDALDACCMVHDHCVDTHNNDYLNTRCNENLLSCLDSVSPAGPTFPGNECDVGQTTSVIRGVIETAVLAGKILHKRDDGQ, encoded by the exons ATGCAAACGAGCACCGCGAGGATGGCATCCGTTGTTCTCGCGTTCTCGCGGTGGTCGCTTCTGCTTCTCTTCCTGCTGGCGACGGCGTCACCGTCTCGGGCGCTGAAGATCGGCGACCTGCTCGGGACACCACCGGCG GGGAGCCAGGGTTGTAGCCGGAAATGCGAGTCCTCGTTCTGCGCAG TCCCGCCGCTGCTGAGGTACGGGAAGTACTGCGGGATCCTGTACAGCGGCTGCCCCGGCGAGAAGCCCTGCGACGCCCTCGACGCCTGCTGCATGGTGCACGACCACTGCGTCGACACCCACAACA ATGACTACCTGAACACGCGGTGCAACGAGAACCTGCTGAGCTGCCTGGACAGTGTGAGCCCGGCGGGGCCGACGTTCCCGGGGAACGAGTGCGACGTCGGCCAGACGACGTCCGTCATCCGTGGGGTCATCGAGACGGCCGTGCTCGCCGGGAAGATCCTGCACAAGCGCGACGACGGCCAGTAG
- the LOC101755002 gene encoding uncharacterized protein LOC101755002, whose product MALTVFETSEQQQQLLPCQQAVEQAGDGGKAPAAAGGAEKAAVTLKETDRGGDDDGPERADIWNMIQAQKPTAAAAAPKQAQAPYVHPLVRRSSSLLTQKSLEICTESLGSETGSDGFSDADGSSTDRSCPGSDDEREEAVAPRAPPPRAFPPPLPSLARRKVESTMEMRQERQGGRLLVRVVPVPSSTLFRAQRRGGRLLLSFADTAAPAADESRGQVEPVQQADEHDAHEEEEDEDVEEDDDDEEVEVVDRGTVVEFKVSTQPQARSGSGPRVRRSSLVINKFVGAEPAATCEINAGAAPTAPQEHSPKHSRRSTGSTTTAVAALAAASVLSATAPPPCNGEDVVPGATCGENKLLMTAKRRSSKEELLNHMRRCNQLRGQLFFWEPRIATSS is encoded by the coding sequence ATGGCACTGACAGTGTTCGAGACcagcgagcagcagcagcagctcctccCGTGCCAGCAAGCCGTCGAGCAGGCCGGCGATGGCGGGAAGGCGCCGGCTGCGGCTGGTGGCGCCGAGAAGGCCGCCGTGACGCTGAAGGAAACagaccgcggcggcgacgacgacggcccgGAGAGGGCCGACATATGGAACATGATCCAGGCGCAGAAgccgaccgcggccgcggccgcgcccaaGCAGGCGCAGGCGCCGTACGTGCACCCGCTCGTGCGCCGCTCGTCGAGCCTGCTGACACAGAAGAGCCTGGAGATCTGCACCGAGAGCCTCGGCTCCGAGACGGGCTCCGACGGCTTCTCCGACGCGGACGGCTCCAGCACCGACCGCTCGTGCCCGGGCTCCGACGACGAgcgcgaggaggcggtggccccgcgcgcgccaccgcccagggcgttcccgccgccgctgccgtcgctgGCGCGGCGCAAGGTGGAGTCCACCATGGAGATGAGGCAGGAGCGCCAGGGCGGCCGCCTGCTCGTCAGGGTCGTCCCCGTGCCGTCGTCCACTCTGTTCCGCGCccagcgccgcggcgggcgcctGCTCCTGTCGTTCGCCGAcacggccgcccccgccgcggatGAGAGCCGTGGCCAGGTGGAGCCTGTGCAGCAGGCCGACGAGCACGACGcccacgaggaggaggaggacgaggacgtggaagaagacgacgacgacgaggaggtagAGGTCGTGGACAGGGGAACCGTCGTGGAGTTCAAGGTGAGCACGCAGCCGCAGGCGCGCAGCGGGAGTGGCCCGCGCGTGCGCCGCTCCTCGCTCGTCATCAACAAGTTCGTGGGCGCCGAGCCAGCGGCCACCTGCGAGAtcaacgccggcgccgcccccaccgcgccgCAGGAGCACTCGCCCAAGCACAGCAGGCGCTCCACCGGGTCCACCACCACGGCTGTCGCGGCGCTGGCCGCGGCCTCGGTCCTGAGTgccaccgccccgccgccgtgcaATGGTGAGGACGTCGTCCCCGGCGCCACGTGCGGCGAGAACAAGCTCCTGATGACGGCGAAGCGGCGCAGCAGCAAGGAGGAGCTGCTCAACCACATGCGCCGGTGCAACCAGCTCCGTGGGCAGCTCTTCTTCTGGGAGCCGCGCATCGCCACCTCCTCTTGA
- the LOC101755411 gene encoding dnaJ homolog subfamily C member 8, with product MGSSEADEDQLLKSFLAEVSEAERDNEVLRILGCFKLNPFEHLKLSFDSSPDEVKKQYRKLSLLVHPDKCKHPQAQEAFAALAKAQQLLLDPQERGYILDQVTAAKEELRAKRKKELKKDSASKIKSLVDEGKYEEQFERSDEFQQQLIIKVREILTEKEWRRRKMQMRISEEEGRLKKDEEETKEMWKRKREHEEKWEETRDQRVSSWRDFMKTGKKGRKGEIKPPKLKTEDPNKSYVQRPVKPK from the exons ATGGGCTCGTCGGAGGCCGACGAGGACCAGCTCCTTAAGAGCTTCCTGGCGGAGGTCAGCGAGGCCGAGCGCGACAACGAAGTGCTCAG GATACTTGGTTGCTTCAAGTTAAACCCCTTTGAGCATCTTAAGTTGTCTTTTGATTCATCCCCAGATGAGGTGAAGAAGCAATATAGGAAG TTGTCATTGTTGGTCCATCCTGATAAATGCAAGCATCCGCAGGCACAagaagcttttgcag CTCTGGCAAAAGCACAGCAGCTCCTGCTTGATCCACAGGAAAGAGGATACATCCTTGACCAAGTTACTGCTGCAAAAG AAGAGTTGAGGGCGAAGAGGAAAAAGGAGCTGAAGAAAGACAGTGCATCCAAGATAAAATCCCTCGTAGATGAG GGAAAATATGAAGAGCAGTTTGAACGATCAGATGAATTTCAGCAGCAACTAATAATTAAAGTACGTGAAATTTTGACGGAGAAAGAATGGCGTAGGAGAAAAATGCAAATGAGG ATATCGGAGGAAGAAGGGAGACTTaagaaggatgaggaggaaaCAAAAGAGATgtggaagaggaagagagagcaTGAAGAGAAGTGGGAGGAGACCAGAGATCAGCGG GTCTCTAGCTGGAGGGATTTCATGAAGACAGGAAAGAAG GGACGAAAAGGCGAAATCAAACCCCCAAAACTTAAGACAGAAGATCCAAACAAATCTTATGTGCAAAGGCCAGTGAAGCCCAAGTAA